The Sorghum bicolor cultivar BTx623 chromosome 6, Sorghum_bicolor_NCBIv3, whole genome shotgun sequence genome contains the following window.
TTCTTAATCGTGAGTATCCTTGAATGTTTGATAACTCAACCCTATGATTAATCTGACAAAGTGAATGACCACAGCTCTAAAACTTTTAATTGAAGCCCGACAATTGCATATCAATGCTGACAAATTATCTACGTGGCTATTCTGATCTAGTCACTGGAAGTTCGCCTGCTAGCGTCGATtcataatatttttctattccCTGTGATTCTCAAACATGCATAAAGGTTAATTTTTCTGTTGCTCTATCTTCCAGTAGAATCTACCCCTCCATTATTCATTTTTGTTATTACAATGCTGCAGTTACCAAGTAAGAGAGTAATGGACGGACCCTCTTTTGATGTTCACAGGGCGGAGTCTTCCCATCAGCATGTGATGGCAGGACCCGCTACCTTAGATCCTCGACGGGCTGAGGCTGCCAGTAAACATGTGAGGGCACTCAATACCCAGTTTGCGAGGTATGTTTTTTCACCTGCTGGCTTGTACTCCTGTGTGTTGAAACATATACTCTGTTGGATGCACATCTTACTAGCTCACTTGTTATGCTCACAGTTTTCTTACTCTTTTATTTGGGAAAGATTTTAGCTTGTTGACCTAAACTAATTGGTATTGTTGATCTATAGTACCcctcttttcttcaccgactGTCACCTTTCATGGTCATTATCTGAAGCATGGAGTGTTCATTAGTCATTAGTGCATTTTTGAAGGacccttgaaaacaatattggTTGTTCCTATTAATGCCATTTCATGCTTCATATCCCCTAGAGTCACACATATATTTCTTATCAAATGCATACTGTTTACTCATAAGCCATTTTATTTGAGCAGCTGGGTTCAATTGCAGCTGCAAAATCATCCTGATGAACTTTGGGAGGATGGCCTTAAGGATTACATATCACATGCATCTGAAATCATGGTAAAGTTTCGCTGGCTGTGAATGGACTtggttttttttaatatatattgcaTTCAATAAGGGTGGATCTAGTAAATTAAGTAATTGGTGTCGCCGATCAATTTTCTTGCTAAAGCTATAAGATCATCAATTGTATAACAGTATTGTTACAAAGATAATTGCATCAGACCATTGCTTTCGCAGGAAACCACTTTTTTTTTACCCGAAAATACAGCAGGGGTTACTCCCACTGtaagagtttttttttattataattttcaaaaagaggaaaaaaaacTGTACAAATTAAAGAGGCTTAAAAGAACTAAGCCACACAACCAGCAAGAGGGCAGGAGAAACTGCACGGAGAGAAGCAAAAGGAACTAGGAGAGGGGGTCTAAACAGAAGAGAAAACATGTCGTTTTTCTTCAACAAAGTCTAAAGGCTTTTGGAAAAGCATGTTGTTTTTCTTTGCAGGAAACTACTGATTCATTTATACCATGGATCTGCCCATGGCATTCATATAGTTCTGCAGTAAATATCTCCTGGAAATCTTTATAATTGTGTCTTATTATTGCtactgatttgttatgagatcACATCAACTTTATCCTAGTTCTGATTACATAATCATCTGGAACACTATCTTTTTAAAGTGTTTATGTTGAGGATTTAAGGTATGCATTTGATTAGTGCATGCAGTCATCTTGTATTTCCTTTATTTTCTGTTTGATCATTTCTTAGGTGGTTTGTTAATCAGATTTCTCATTGTATATGCATATACCATTGCTGCTCATTAGGAAAAATTCAAGGATGTTGTCAACTGGCTTAGGCAAAATCAAGCAGGTTCAACAGTTGTTTCATCCCCAAGCTCACTCAAGGATGAGAAGTCTAATCTACCAGCAGCAGACGATAGCAAGCTCTTGGTACAAGCAAGTTCAGATAACAAACAGAAGGCTCCAATTGTAGCTTCTAGTTCTCCATCTTTTCAGAACTCAAGCTTACCAAACCTTTTTTCATCGCCTTCTCAGCCAAAAACACCGGATTTCAGTGGTACGACTATTCAGTGGTTTGTATATCAAACTTTGTTTACATTTACTGCAGAGTTTTCTTGCAGGCGCTACTATGTATTCATATTGATTTTATCAATGACATCCAGGTATGTTTGCTAACAAGAAGAACACATCTGGTGATAGCAGTAAACCACCTTTCCAATTTGGTGGAAATAATGTCATATTTGGTGATAAGAAGGATACAGCTGTTGACAGCAGTAAATCTTTCCAGTTTGTTGCAAATAATGGCATGTTTGGTGACAAGAAGGATACGCCTAGTAACAGCAAACCCTTCCAGTTTGGTGCAAACAATGGCATATTTGGTCTTGGTgacaagaagactacaaccagtGACAACAGTAACCCTTTCCAGTTTGGTGCAAATAATGGTTTTCCAACATCCAATGCACCATCTATTTTTTCTTCAGTTCCTCAAAGTTTTAGCCCACAGAGTCCACCTCTGTTTTCAATGAATCAACAATCAGTCCTCTCAGGTATCTTTTCTGATCTTTTCCTTGTGTTGTTTACTTCACACCTATGAGGACTTAGATATTGATGTTTGTATATAGATATATAGTAAGACTTGTTTGTTTGGAGTATTTGAAGAATGATCTAAGGCATACTCATTTATTGTCAATTTAGTTGTAACTTGTAAGTTTCAAGGTGGCAAAATCATCAACCAGCCAAAAATTGTGTTATTCTTATTTTACCTTTTCCACTTTCAACATTCTATTTATAATTTGGCCTGTGCATTAGTCTTGGAAACAATGTTTTCCGAACCAAAGGACTCCTTAACAATAATGTACCTTTTAACTTTAGGATTATACAAGACTGGTTGATCTCAGGGCCCAGTTTTACTGTTTTAGAAACACCACCATACTTCTCCTTACACTTACCTCCCCTACTCAAGTAGCATGTCATCCATCTCGCTTTGTTATCACTAGTTGGGGCTCAGCAGCACAATGCTGAGTCTGGCTGGATTTGGTCTAAATGTCAATGTTACTACAATTTTTACATAGTGCAGCAAGTCTTGCAAACATCACTTGTAATCTAGAAAGGCAGTTGCAATTTGATTAATACACAAATTGGTTTTGTCTGGCACAACCTATATCACATACCATCGTTTGAAGAGCAGGTGATAAAAGTAATTAAGCTGTTCTATTGGCAGCATCTGATCATGCCGATATAACAAACTGTTATGATATCCTTATTTTCAGTGCAGTCCATAACTTTCTTGTTGTTGCTTTGTCAGGAAACCAAAATACTGCTGAAGCTTCAGCTGACGCAGATGAAGGTATCTAATACAGTACATCTCACTCTCAATCTTCCATGCCTCTTGACTTCTGTTTTAAGTAATGTAAGTTCCACACCCTTTTATTTCCAATACTCTGTCCTCTTAACTTGTTGTTTGTCATGATCATTGTCAGATGCTGAACCTGAGAAGCCAAGCAGCCCTTCTGTAAAGAAGGCAGAAGAGAAAGGGGTAGTTGTTGTTCATGAAACCAAATGCAAGGTGTATGTGAAGGTACCCATCTGATCTATTTAACATATTGCTTTCTTCCTAGGACTGTAATATCGTGTTTTTGACTCTGATACTCTAATACTGTGCAACTTCTGCTCAGTATGTCAATTCGGATTTTACTTGACTATAAATGTGTTTCCCATTAATGCAGCATGATGATGCCACTAAGGGTTGGAAAGACATTGGTGTTGGTCAGCTCTCTATCAGAAGTAAAGAAGGCGCAGAGAAAGCTTCCAAAGAATCTGCTCCTACCATTGTTATAAGAAATGATGTATGTGTTCATTCCTGTGTGGTTATAGTAATTAAACTTCATTTATCTGCAGTCCTGTGTACTAGTGTTAATATTTATCCTTCAATTGCATGCCGAACTTGAAACTACTACCTCTattattttttcatttgacgCTTTGGAAATTGTCTATATTAGTGACCAATTGTCTAAAGTTTGACTGCATGCCGATAATTTTACCTAAATGTCTTCAATCTGATCGAATATTACCAATATTCGAAATCCACAAATGGTGTGTTCCCCCAACTTTACTGTTCCTGCAAAGCAAGCCAAGTTGAATTTGTCTTGGCTCTCACAGAATTCAACTTATGTTTTTCatttatttggaatttgagAAGGGTACCAGGTAATTTAGGTGCCAAATATTCAATTAGGTATATGTATTTACACATTGTTTTGCCAGAGTTACACAGCTGTAATATTGTTTCTGGTTGGACAAAATACTAATGTT
Protein-coding sequences here:
- the LOC110436528 gene encoding uncharacterized protein LOC110436528 isoform X1, which produces MTTRGAKRAATSDPAAPDLPSKRVMDGPSFDVHRAESSHQHVMAGPATLDPRRAEAASKHVRALNTQFASWVQLQLQNHPDELWEDGLKDYISHASEIMEKFKDVVNWLRQNQAGSTVVSSPSSLKDEKSNLPAADDSKLLVQASSDNKQKAPIVASSSPSFQNSSLPNLFSSPSQPKTPDFSGMFANKKNTSGDSSKPPFQFGGNNVIFGDKKDTAVDSSKSFQFVANNGMFGDKKDTPSNSKPFQFGANNGIFGLGDKKTTTSDNSNPFQFGANNGFPTSNAPSIFSSVPQSFSPQSPPLFSMNQQSVLSGNQNTAEASADADEDAEPEKPSSPSVKKAEEKGVVVVHETKCKVYVKHDDATKGWKDIGVGQLSIRSKEGAEKASKESAPTIVIRNDVGKILLNALIYKGIKMNLQKNTVASIFHTSDSQSSESDGGTVVARTYLFRLKNEEEATKLSTAIKENAPTD
- the LOC110436528 gene encoding uncharacterized protein LOC110436528 isoform X2, yielding MAESSHQHVMAGPATLDPRRAEAASKHVRALNTQFASWVQLQLQNHPDELWEDGLKDYISHASEIMEKFKDVVNWLRQNQAGSTVVSSPSSLKDEKSNLPAADDSKLLVQASSDNKQKAPIVASSSPSFQNSSLPNLFSSPSQPKTPDFSGMFANKKNTSGDSSKPPFQFGGNNVIFGDKKDTAVDSSKSFQFVANNGMFGDKKDTPSNSKPFQFGANNGIFGLGDKKTTTSDNSNPFQFGANNGFPTSNAPSIFSSVPQSFSPQSPPLFSMNQQSVLSGNQNTAEASADADEDAEPEKPSSPSVKKAEEKGVVVVHETKCKVYVKHDDATKGWKDIGVGQLSIRSKEGAEKASKESAPTIVIRNDVGKILLNALIYKGIKMNLQKNTVASIFHTSDSQSSESDGGTVVARTYLFRLKNEEEATKLSTAIKENAPTD